A region of Periophthalmus magnuspinnatus isolate fPerMag1 chromosome 13, fPerMag1.2.pri, whole genome shotgun sequence DNA encodes the following proteins:
- the mlnr gene encoding motilin receptor yields the protein MEQYTWDDHHYEGSLFPTSTLIPVTVICMLIFIVGVTGNTMTILIIQHSKDMKTTTNLYLSSMAVSDLIIFLCLPFDLYRLWKYVPWLFGEAVCRFYHYIFEGCTSATILHITALSIERYLAISFPFKSKVVVTRRRVQYIILALWGFALVSAAPTLFLVGVEYENETHPDLDTGQCKHTSDAISSGQLHIMLWVSTTYFFCPMLCLIFLYGSIGCKLWKSKSDMQGPCALARERSHRQTVKILVVVVLAFIICWLPYHIGRNLFAQVDDYDTAMLSQNFNMASMVLCYLSASINPVVYNLMSRKYRAAAKRLFQLRQRSRQAQRRQRPLCVVEHMTESLTGV from the exons ATGGAGCAGTACACCTGGGATGACCACCACTACGAGGGCTCCCTGTTCCCCACCTCCACCCTCATCCCGGTCACCGTCATCTGCATGCTCATCTTCATTGTGGGCGTCACTGGCAACACCATGACCATCCTCATCATCCAGCACTCCAAGGACATGAAGACCACCACCAACCTGTACCTGTCCAGCATGGCCGTGTCCGATCTCATCATCTTCCTGTGCCTGCCCTTTGACCTGTACCGCCTGTGGAAGTATGTGCCCTGGCTGTTCGGCGAGGCCGTGTGCCGTTTTTACCACTACATCTTTGAAGGCTGCACATCGGCAACTATCCTCCACATCACAGCTCTGAGCATCGAGCGCTACCTGGCCATCAGCTTCCCCTTTAAGAGCAAAGTGGTGGTGACGAGGAGGAGAGTTCAGTACATCATCCTGGCCTTATGGGGGTTTGCACTTGTGTCTGCCGCTCCCACACTCTTTCTGGTCGGGGTGGAGTATGAGAACGAAACACACCCGGACTTGGATACAGGGCAGTGTAAGCACACGAGTGACGCCATCAGCTcgggacagctgcacatcatgctGTGGGTGTCCACTACATATTTCTTCTGCCCCATGCTTTGCCTCATCTTCCTCTATGGCTCCATCGGCTGTAAGCTGTGGAAGAGCAAGAGCGACATGCAGGGCCCCTGTGCACTGGCCCGAGAGAGGTCGCACAGGCAGACAGTCAAGATCCTAG TGGTGGTGGTCTTGGCCTTCATCATCTGCTGGCTGCCCTACCACATAGGACGGAACCTGTTTGCGCAGGTGGACGACTACGACACGGCCATGCTGAGTCAGAACTTCAACATGGCGTCTATGGTTCTGTGTTACCTGAGCGCTTCTATCAACCCCGTGGTCTACAACCTGATGTCAAGGAAATATCGGGCGGCTGCCAAACGTCTCTTCCAGCTGCGGCAGAGGTCCAGACAGGCCCAGCGCAGACAGAGGCCTCTATGTGTGGTGGAGCACATGACGGAGAGCCTCACAGGAGTTTGA